The DNA region ACGGAGAAACGCCTGCAGAAATCGACGAGCATCTTCTTCTCAAACCCTTCCGGGAGCCGGCCCGTGAAGTAAGATGCAAGGTAAACGATCTGCTCGCCGTACCACTCAAGGGGGGCGAAGTTGGTGTGCGAGACAACCGCACCGTATGGGGCCTTATCCTTCATGTTCAGCCAGTATATCCCGTCGGTAACGTCACGGTCGAGCGCCAGGGTCATGCAGGCGGCGCCCTGGTAGGGAACGGGGGCGATATCCAGACCGGTAAGTGTTGCGGTCACCTGGGGAGGGAGGGTCGATACAACGGCGTCGTAAGGTTCACCGTTTACAAGCCAGGCTTCGCCATCCCGCCGGATCTCATCAACAGGCGCACCGGGCATTATCGATGCACCCTGTCGCGACGCCGTCTCCTCAAGCCGCGCAATGAAGTGCTGGAATCCTCCCTTCAGGTAGCCAAGCCGCTCCCCTCCGACACCCCGGTCAGACCTGATGGCGATGCGAGAGATCAGCCAGGCCGCAGATACCTCCCACGCCCGGTCTCCAAACTTGCTCTTCAGGAGCGGTTCAAAGAACGAGGCATAGACCCCCGGCCCGAGGTTGTCAAGGATAAAGTCCCTCGCGGTGACCTCGTCGAGCGCTGCCACGTCAAACCGGCGGGAGCGCAGCGTCAGCAGTCCCAGGCGGACCTTCTCGATGAGCGTGAGGTGGGGGTAGCGCAGGATCTCGGTCGGGGTGGTGAGGGGGTGGACTACCCCGTCGACGAAGTAACCGGTGGTCCCCTTGAGCCATACCAGCCGGTCGATAACCCCGAGATTCTTGAAGAGTGCAAGCAGCGCAGAATCCCCCGCAAAACAGTGGTGATAATACTCCTCGATCCAGTAGTTGCCGATCCGGTAGGATCCAAGGCATCCTCCCGGAACAGGCCTTCTCTCGAAGAGATCTACCTCATGTTCCCCGACGAGTTCAAGTGTCGAGACCAGACCGGATAAACCTCCCCCCACAACGCAGATCTTCATTGATCACCCCTGTATATGAAAGATATAAGAGTAGTTTTTGATAAAACTTCTAACTCTGTATGCATGGTCTTTATACATAAGCATGGATATATTTAATCAGGCAATATGAGGGTGTGAAGTTAGATGAGGGTCTTCTTCATAGGATTCGGCCAGGCAGGGGGCAAGATCGTCGATATGTTCGTCGAGCAGGACAAACGATCTCAGACCCAGAGTTTCAGGGGCCTCGCGGTAAACACAGCACGAACCGACCTGATGGGGCTTAAGCATATAGAACTCAAGGACCGGCTGCTTATCGGCCAGACAGTGGTGAAAGGTCACGGTGTCGGCACCGATAACGTGACCGGCGCGCGGGTGACTGCCGATGAGATCGATTCCATTATCAATGCCATCGATTCACGCGGCACCCACGATATCGACGCCTTCGTCATTGTAGCCGGTCTTGGCGGCGGAACAGGTTCGGGTGGTTCGCCAGTCCTGGCCCGCCACTTAAAGCGCATATACCGGGAACCGGTCTATGCGATCGGCATCCTGCCCGCCCCAGAAGAAGGCCGACTATACTCATATAACGCTGCCCGTTCCCTCAGCACCCTGGTGAACGAAGTGGACAATACATTCATCTTCGATAACAGCGCCTGGAAGAATGAGGGGGAGAGTGTAAAGGACGCCTATTCAAGACTGAATGACGAGATTGTACGGCGGTTCGGCGTGCTCTTCCGGGCAGGTGAGGTCGGCAAAGCAGGTGTCGGTGAGATGGTTGTGGATTCAAGCGAGATCATCAATACCCTCCGGGGCGGCGGCATCAGTTCTGTCGGTTACGCCATCAGCGAGAAAGTCAATCCGCGCACAAAGCAGCAGAAGAAGAGTCTCTTCTCCAGCCTGACGCGCAGCAATAAGGATAAGACCGAGCAGGTGCTGACAGGTGAGGACAAGTCAGCAAAGATCATCGCTCTTGTCAGGCGGGCCATGCTCGGGCGCCTCACCCTGCCCTGC from Methanoculleus receptaculi includes:
- a CDS encoding NAD(P)/FAD-dependent oxidoreductase, which translates into the protein MKICVVGGGLSGLVSTLELVGEHEVDLFERRPVPGGCLGSYRIGNYWIEEYYHHCFAGDSALLALFKNLGVIDRLVWLKGTTGYFVDGVVHPLTTPTEILRYPHLTLIEKVRLGLLTLRSRRFDVAALDEVTARDFILDNLGPGVYASFFEPLLKSKFGDRAWEVSAAWLISRIAIRSDRGVGGERLGYLKGGFQHFIARLEETASRQGASIMPGAPVDEIRRDGEAWLVNGEPYDAVVSTLPPQVTATLTGLDIAPVPYQGAACMTLALDRDVTDGIYWLNMKDKAPYGAVVSHTNFAPLEWYGEQIVYLASYFTGRLPEGFEKKMLVDFCRRFSVDEGEVHWHRLAVDPYAGPVYTTGLRKRLPDYEEHGLFMAGMFSPPNYPERSMNGSVIAGQEVAKRVLERFANG
- a CDS encoding tubulin/FtsZ family protein, translating into MRVFFIGFGQAGGKIVDMFVEQDKRSQTQSFRGLAVNTARTDLMGLKHIELKDRLLIGQTVVKGHGVGTDNVTGARVTADEIDSIINAIDSRGTHDIDAFVIVAGLGGGTGSGGSPVLARHLKRIYREPVYAIGILPAPEEGRLYSYNAARSLSTLVNEVDNTFIFDNSAWKNEGESVKDAYSRLNDEIVRRFGVLFRAGEVGKAGVGEMVVDSSEIINTLRGGGISSVGYAISEKVNPRTKQQKKSLFSSLTRSNKDKTEQVLTGEDKSAKIIALVRRAMLGRLTLPCDYSTAERALVLLAGPPEEMDRKGVEKSKSWVEENIAGVEVRGGDYPVQSDYIAAVVVLATIGNAPRITELLETAKSTKEDVLKSKEKRTTMFDDGIEPLFE